A part of Chloroflexota bacterium genomic DNA contains:
- a CDS encoding DUF2089 domain-containing protein, with protein MSALPHKCPSCSAPLQVSQLSCTECDTVVMGRYDLSPLFRLSAESLKFLETFILNRGNVKEMERNTGQSYWAIRRRLDEVIEEMDLESEPVERNLRDERKDILAKLSAEEIDVHQAAELLRQLGKENQ; from the coding sequence ATGAGCGCTTTACCCCATAAATGTCCCAGTTGTTCAGCCCCACTTCAGGTCTCTCAACTTAGTTGTACTGAATGTGATACGGTTGTGATGGGGAGATATGATCTGAGCCCCCTTTTCAGGTTATCGGCCGAGAGCCTGAAATTTCTTGAAACCTTCATTCTCAACCGCGGGAACGTCAAGGAAATGGAACGGAATACCGGTCAATCCTATTGGGCGATCCGGCGGCGATTGGATGAAGTGATTGAGGAGATGGATCTTGAATCGGAGCCAGTAGAGCGGAATCTGCGCGATGAGCGCAAGGATATCCTGGCAAAGCTGAGCGCTGAAGAAATTGATGTCCATCAGGCGGCAGAACTATTGCGTCAACTGGGGAAGGAAAATCAATAA
- a CDS encoding winged helix-turn-helix transcriptional regulator, whose translation MTYTSTSDIFQLLSHPVRLQILDELRRRESCVCHLQALTGRPQAYISQQLRILREADLVVDEKDGQNVYYYLHDDLVRDVLDQTLGKAEGPHHLPNCNCPFCSGEK comes from the coding sequence ATGACCTACACATCAACTTCTGACATTTTCCAATTGCTATCCCATCCTGTCCGGCTGCAGATTTTGGATGAGCTCCGCAGACGCGAATCCTGCGTTTGCCACCTGCAGGCCCTGACCGGCCGCCCTCAGGCCTATATCTCTCAACAGCTGCGTATCCTGCGGGAAGCGGACCTGGTGGTGGATGAGAAAGATGGCCAAAATGTCTATTATTACCTCCATGATGACCTGGTGAGAGATGTGCTGGACCAAACTTTGGGAAAAGCCGAAGGACCGCATCATTTACCGAATTGCAATTGCCCTTTTTGTTCCGGGGAGAAATAA
- a CDS encoding TM0996/MTH895 family glutaredoxin-like protein: MIIKVLGGGCPKCKRVEAETRAVAEEMGLEPELIKVKDMAEIMAYDVMSTPALVIDEKVMCFGRIPEKSEIREWLDAAK, translated from the coding sequence ATGATTATCAAAGTTTTAGGCGGCGGCTGTCCGAAATGCAAGCGAGTGGAAGCAGAGACTCGAGCTGTGGCTGAAGAAATGGGTCTTGAGCCGGAATTAATCAAGGTGAAGGATATGGCGGAGATCATGGCATATGATGTGATGTCCACCCCGGCGTTGGTTATTGATGAAAAAGTAATGTGCTTTGGCCGGATCCCCGAAAAATCAGAAATTCGGGAATGGCTGGACGCGGCTAAATAA
- a CDS encoding SGNH/GDSL hydrolase family protein gives MTLIFKAKQTIEFIGDSVTDSGRRDLPFAPLGNGYVCKIQQLLQAGYPELKLSVLNKGVNGDRVTSLKDRWAEDVIAVNPDWLFILIGVNDVWRFFEFDRREAVPLPEFEKVYRECLRETVANTQSQVRLVSPFLAETNHEDPFRAMLSDYQAAIDRLGEEFDLSVIHLQPAFDWAMLSQPADFWTADRVHPTDVGHMLIALTILRACGFRL, from the coding sequence ATGACCCTGATATTCAAAGCCAAACAGACCATCGAATTCATCGGCGACAGTGTGACCGATTCCGGACGCAGGGATTTACCTTTTGCCCCCCTCGGGAATGGCTATGTCTGCAAGATCCAGCAATTATTACAAGCAGGTTATCCGGAACTTAAATTATCCGTCCTCAATAAAGGCGTGAATGGCGACCGTGTCACCAGCCTGAAGGATCGCTGGGCAGAAGACGTGATCGCTGTCAATCCTGATTGGCTCTTTATCCTGATCGGGGTCAATGATGTCTGGCGCTTTTTTGAGTTCGACCGCAGAGAAGCTGTTCCCCTGCCGGAATTCGAGAAGGTCTACCGCGAATGTCTGAGGGAAACCGTGGCCAACACGCAATCTCAGGTCCGACTGGTGTCCCCCTTCCTGGCAGAAACCAATCACGAAGACCCCTTCCGGGCAATGCTGAGTGATTACCAGGCCGCCATTGATCGCCTTGGCGAAGAATTTGACCTCTCCGTCATCCACCTGCAGCCTGCCTTCGACTGGGCCATGCTTTCCCAGCCCGCTGATTTCTGGACCGCAGACCGGGTGCACCCCACGGATGTCGGCCACATGCTGATCGCCCTCACCATCCTCCGGGCATGCGGTTTCCGCTTATAA
- the msrB gene encoding peptide-methionine (R)-S-oxide reductase MsrB: MIERITKTDEEWRAQLTEEQYQVTRRKGTEPPFCGAFYDHKQDGTYYCVCCGLPLFSATHKFISGTGWPSFFQPVAEDHILYHPDNSYGMRRTEIACARCDAHLGHVFNDGPKPTGLRYCVNSVSLRFEPLISKEAE, translated from the coding sequence ATGATAGAGAGAATCACCAAAACCGATGAAGAATGGCGAGCGCAGCTGACCGAGGAACAATATCAGGTCACCCGGCGTAAAGGCACCGAACCGCCCTTCTGTGGGGCATTTTATGACCACAAGCAGGACGGCACCTATTACTGCGTTTGCTGCGGGCTGCCGCTCTTTTCCGCCACCCACAAGTTCATCTCCGGTACCGGCTGGCCAAGTTTCTTCCAACCCGTCGCTGAAGATCATATCCTGTATCATCCCGATAACAGCTACGGCATGCGGCGGACGGAAATCGCCTGTGCCCGCTGTGACGCCCATCTGGGCCATGTTTTTAACGACGGCCCCAAGCCAACGGGCTTACGGTATTGCGTGAATTCGGTTTCTCTACGCTTTGAACCCTTAATAAGTAAGGAGGCTGAATAA
- a CDS encoding permease, translating to MNIFSYLSGLLQAGLGGLAAYLAAHVLLCLLPAFFIAGALAALLPKEAITRFLGRDASPWISYPASALGGFLLAVCSCTIMPLFASIYKKGAGIGPAVTFLFVGPAVNILAISFTGVQIGMDIALARIILSIIFGILIGLVMAWVFRKDDADHAKEAAESQVFNAKATIPGRVVVFFLLLLGVLIAGTLQVGLLRDVIFSINLPGTWAMTLQESLNGLIPPNPALGIEGVSVHGLLLIGLLVLIGLASIKGFKNVEEGLSGWTFLTLGLITLTLVVASLGVSVTEAGLALGVNGRLISEIALFGAIWWMGAKVFSATERQEWLWETWRFVKQIIPLLIIGVFAASMARALIPASWIQTLAGRNTIWANLVAVLFGVFMYFPTLVEVPVAQTFLSLGMHRGPLLAYLLADPELSLQSILITNSVIGKKKTAVYVSMVTVFSTLSGLIFGWFIK from the coding sequence TTGAACATTTTTAGTTATCTTAGTGGTTTACTGCAAGCAGGGTTGGGCGGCCTGGCCGCTTACCTTGCAGCGCATGTGTTATTATGCTTGCTGCCGGCCTTTTTCATCGCCGGTGCGCTGGCGGCCCTTCTGCCAAAGGAAGCGATCACACGTTTCCTCGGACGGGATGCTTCGCCCTGGATTTCCTATCCGGCTTCGGCCTTGGGCGGCTTCTTGTTGGCGGTCTGTTCCTGCACGATCATGCCGCTTTTTGCCAGCATCTATAAGAAGGGCGCAGGGATCGGCCCAGCTGTGACCTTCCTATTCGTGGGTCCGGCGGTGAATATCCTGGCGATTTCCTTCACCGGCGTTCAGATCGGGATGGACATTGCCCTGGCTCGGATCATTCTTTCCATCATTTTTGGTATTCTGATAGGTTTGGTAATGGCCTGGGTCTTCCGCAAGGATGATGCTGACCATGCTAAAGAGGCGGCGGAAAGCCAGGTTTTCAATGCTAAGGCAACCATTCCAGGGCGGGTGGTAGTTTTCTTCCTGCTGCTTCTCGGTGTGTTGATTGCCGGGACACTGCAGGTCGGTTTGCTGCGCGATGTGATCTTCTCGATCAATTTGCCAGGCACCTGGGCAATGACCCTTCAAGAGAGCCTGAACGGATTGATCCCACCCAATCCCGCGTTGGGGATTGAGGGTGTTTCTGTTCACGGTCTGCTGTTGATCGGACTGCTGGTGTTGATCGGATTGGCTTCCATTAAAGGCTTTAAGAACGTGGAAGAGGGGCTTTCTGGTTGGACTTTCCTAACCCTGGGTTTGATCACGTTGACCCTCGTTGTGGCTTCGTTGGGTGTCTCCGTGACTGAGGCTGGCCTGGCCCTGGGCGTCAATGGCCGTTTGATTTCGGAAATTGCGCTTTTCGGTGCGATCTGGTGGATGGGTGCGAAAGTGTTCTCGGCCACAGAGCGGCAGGAATGGCTGTGGGAAACATGGCGCTTCGTCAAGCAGATCATCCCGTTGTTGATCATAGGCGTCTTTGCTGCTTCCATGGCCCGGGCGTTGATCCCCGCTTCATGGATCCAGACGCTTGCCGGACGGAATACCATTTGGGCGAACCTGGTTGCGGTACTCTTCGGCGTGTTCATGTACTTCCCGACCCTGGTTGAGGTGCCGGTGGCGCAGACTTTCCTTTCGTTGGGTATGCACCGTGGACCGCTATTGGCCTATCTTCTGGCTGATCCGGAATTGAGCCTGCAATCGATCCTGATCACCAATTCCGTAATTGGCAAGAAAAAAACTGCGGTGTATGTATCCATGGTAACCGTATTCAGCACACTATCCGGCCTCATCTTTGGCTGGTTTATCAAATAA